The Melospiza melodia melodia isolate bMelMel2 chromosome 7, bMelMel2.pri, whole genome shotgun sequence genome has a segment encoding these proteins:
- the LOC134420452 gene encoding olfactory receptor 14J1-like has product MSNSSSIRHFLLLELADTRQLQLLHFCLLLGISLAAILGNSLIISTVACGHHLNMPMFFFLLNLALSDLGSIFTTVPKAMHNSLWDTRNISYTGCAAQLFFFAFFISAEFSLLTIMCYDRYVSICKPLHYGTLLGSRACAHMAAAAWVSAFLHALMHTANTFSLPLCQGNALGQFFCEIPAILKLSCSHSDLRKLGLLMFSICLSLGCFVFIVFSYVQIFRAVLRIPSEQGRHKAFSTCLPHLAVVSLFLSTATFSDLKPPSLSSPSLNLALSLLYSVVTPALNPLIYSLRNQELKAAVRR; this is encoded by the coding sequence atgtccaacagcagctccatcaggcacttcctcctgctggaattggcagacacgcggcagctgcagctcctgcacttctgcctcttgctgggcatctccctggctgccatcctgggcaacagcctcatcatcagcaccgtagcctgcggccaccacctgaacatgcccatgttcttcttcctgctcaacctggccctcagtgacctgggctccatcttcaccactgtccccaaagccatgcacaattccctctgggacaccaggaacatctcctacacaggatgtgctgcacaattatttttttttgcctttttcatctctgcagaattttccctcctgaccatcatgtgctacgaccgctatgtgtccatctgcaaacccctgcactacgggaccctcctgggcagcagagcttgtgcccacatggcagcagctgcctgggtcagcgcctttctccatgctctcatgcacacagccaatacattttccctgcccctgtgccagggcaatgccctgggccagttcttctgtgaaatccctgctatcctcaagctctcctgctcacactcagacCTCAGAAAACTGGGACTTCTTATGTTTTCCATCTGTTTATcacttggttgttttgtgttcattgttttctcctatgtgcagatcttcagggctgtgctgaggatcccctcagagcagggacggcacaaagccttttccacctgcctccctcacctggccgtggtctctttgttcctcagcactgccacattttCTGACTTGAAGCCCCCCTCTTTGTCTTCTCCATCCCTGAATCTGGCCCTTtcacttctgtactcagtggttactccagccctgaaccccctcatctacagcctgaggaaccaggagctcaaggctgcagtgaggaga